The sequence CGGGCGTGCTGATCTCTCCGGAGGGGGAGGTGCTGACGAACTGGCATGTCATCGACAAGGCCGAGTCGGTCCGGTGCCTGCTGTCGGACGGGCGGCACTTCCCGGCGAAGGTGCTCGGCTCGGACAAGGACACGGATCTGGCGCTCATCGCGCTGCAGACCGACGCAGGAACCGGCTCGCTGCCGTACGCATCGCTGGGGGATTCGACGGTGATAAAGGAGGGAGATTTCGTGATGGCGATGGGGGCGCCGTGGGGGCTCAACCGATCGGTCTCGATCGGCATCATCTCGTGCGCCCGCCGCTTCCTCCCCGAGGTCAGCGAGTACAGCCTGTGGTTCCAGACCGATGCGGCGATCAATCCCGGGAACTCGGGCGGTCCGATGGTGAACACCGCTGGAGAGGTCGTCGGCATCAACTCGCGGGGTATGTCGGGCTGGGCCGAGGGGATGGGGTTCGCGATCCCGTCGGAGACCGTGAAGTACATGGTGCCGCAGCTGCGCGAGCACGGGCACGTGGACTGGACGTGGTTCGGGCTGCAGCTCCAGCCGCTGCGGGATTTCAACCGTGACATGTACTTCGAGGGGGTGGATGGCGTGATCGTGGCGGAGACCGATCCGGACAGCCCCGCGAGGTCGGCGGGTTTGCAACCGCGAGACCGCCTGCTGGCGGTGAACGGGACCCCGCTCAACGGCGTGACCGAAGAGGACCTGCCAGCGATCCGACGCACGCTCGGCCTGCTGGCCAAGGGCGAACCGGCGACGTTCGCCGTGCGGCGGGGCACGGAATCGCTGTCGTTCTCGATCGTGCCGAGGGAGAAGGGGAAGGTTGAAGGGGAGGAACTTGCCTGCAAGCGGTGGGATCTGACCGCCAAGTCGATCAACCAGTTCGACAATCCCGAGTTGTACTTCCATCGGCAGACGGGCGTCTTTATCTATGCCGTGAAGTACCCGGGCAACGCGTCGTCCGGCGGGCTCAGGACGAATGACATCCTGCTCAAGATCGAGGGGAAAGACGTCGAGTCGCTGGCCGACGTCGAGGCGATCCACAAGGAGTCGCTCGCTTCAATCGAAAAGAAGAGCCGGGTGGTCTTTTCTGTGCTGCGGGGCGGGCTGATGCGCCAGGTGGTTGTCGAC comes from Phycisphaeraceae bacterium and encodes:
- a CDS encoding trypsin-like peptidase domain-containing protein; translated protein: MLHRTHIALGVAFALGAATGGVAQPVHDSGGAASSALHGSGQLDFRQVVQQGKSRVFPAVVFIKCVRENNMGGEKKSAEVSGSGVLISPEGEVLTNWHVIDKAESVRCLLSDGRHFPAKVLGSDKDTDLALIALQTDAGTGSLPYASLGDSTVIKEGDFVMAMGAPWGLNRSVSIGIISCARRFLPEVSEYSLWFQTDAAINPGNSGGPMVNTAGEVVGINSRGMSGWAEGMGFAIPSETVKYMVPQLREHGHVDWTWFGLQLQPLRDFNRDMYFEGVDGVIVAETDPDSPARSAGLQPRDRLLAVNGTPLNGVTEEDLPAIRRTLGLLAKGEPATFAVRRGTESLSFSIVPREKGKVEGEELACKRWDLTAKSINQFDNPELYFHRQTGVFIYAVKYPGNASSGGLRTNDILLKIEGKDVESLADVEAIHKESLASIEKKSRVVFSVLRGGLMRQVVVDCTRDYSKE